In Polypterus senegalus isolate Bchr_013 chromosome 12, ASM1683550v1, whole genome shotgun sequence, the following are encoded in one genomic region:
- the lingo1a gene encoding leucine-rich repeat and immunoglobulin-like domain-containing nogo receptor-interacting protein 1: MVAGEASVHSSLVACWQPILLLMLGTVLSGSATGCPARCDCNPQERSVLCHRKRLIAVPDGIPTETRLLDLSKNRIKTINPDEFSPFPHLEELELNENVISTIEPGAFNNLYGLRTLGLRSNKLKLIQLGVFTGLSNLTHLDISENKIVILLDYMFQDLYNLKALEVGDNDLVFISHRAFHGLSSLEQLTLEKCNLTSIPTEALSHLHSLIVLRLRYLNINVVKDYSFKRLYRLKVLEISHWPFLDTMTSNCLYGLNLTSLTITHCNLTSIPYVAIRHLVYLRFLNLSFNPIHTVEGGMLHDLLRLQEFHLVGGQLTIIEPYSFRGLNYLRILNVSGNYLSTLEESAFHSVGNLETLILDSNPLACDCRLLWVFRRRWRLNFNRQQPTCTTPEFVQGKEFKDFPDVLLPNYFTCRKSRIRDRQPQKVFVDEGHTVHFVCRADGDPVPVIMWLSPRKNLITTKTNGRLTVFPDGTLEVRYAQIQDNGTYICIASNAGGNDTAVAHLHVRSYSPDWPLQPNKTLAFISNQPNDSGLNGTRATVPFPFDIKTLIIATTMGFISFLGVVLFCLVLLFLWSRGKGNTKHNIEIEYVPRKSDAGMSSGAADAPRKFNMKMI, from the coding sequence ATGGTGGCTGGGGAGGCCAGTGTGCACAGCTCCCTAGTGGCTTGCTGGCAGCCCATCTTGCTGTTGATGCTTGGTACTGTCTTGTCAGGCTCGGCCACTGGGTGTCCTGCTCGTTGTGACTGCAACCCTCAGGAGCGATCTGTTTTGTGCCATCGCAAGAGGTTGATTGCAGTTCCAGATGGAATTCCCACAGAAACACGGCTGCTGGATCTGAGCAAAAATCGTATCAAAACCATTAACCCTGATGAATTTTCTCCCTTCCCCCATCTTGAGGAACTGGAACTCAATGAGAATGTCATCTCTACCATTGAGCCAGGGGCCTTCAACAATCTCTATGGACTGCGGACGTTGGGTTTGCGCAGCAACAAGCTGAAACTCATTCAGCTAGGGGTCTTCACAGGCTTGAGCAACCTTACCCATCTTGATATAAGTGAAAATAAGATTGTTATTCTGCTGGACTATATGTTTCAAGACCTTTATAACCTTAAGGCTTTAGAGGTTGGTGATAATGACTTGGTCTTTATTTCTCACCGCGCCTTCCATGGTCTCAGCAGCTTGGAACAGCTTACTCTGGAGAAGTGCAACTTGACATCCATTCCTACAGAAGCTCTCTCTCACCTCCATAGCCTGATTGTGTTGCGACTGCGGTACCTTAATATAAATGTGGTCAAGGATTATTCCTTCAAACGCTTGTACAGGCTCAAAGTCCTTGAAATTTCCCATTGGCCCTTCCTGGACACAATGACCTCAAATTGCCTGTATGGCCTTAACCTGACATCCCTGACCATAACTCACTGCAACCTTACCAGCATTCCATATGTGGCAATCCGTCACCTGGTATACTTGCGCTTCCTAAATCTGTCTTTTAATCCCATCCACACTGTGGAAGGTGGCATGCTTCATGATTTGTTGAGGCTGCAGGAATTCCATCTTGTAGGTGGCCAGCTGACCATTATTGAACCATACTCATTCCGAGGCCTCAATTATTTGCGCATTCTTAATGTCTCAGGCAACTATCTCTCCACACTGGAGGAATCTGCATTTCACTCTGTGGGAAATTTGGAAACACTTATTCTTGATAGCAATCCCTTGGCTTGCGATTGCCGCTTACTCTGGGTCTTCCGTCGACGCTGGCGCCTGAACTTTAACCGACAGCAGCCAACCTGCACCACACCAGAGTTTGTCCAGGGAAAAGAGTTTAAGGACTTTCCTGATGTTCTTCTCCCTAATTATTTCACCTGCCGTAAATCAAGGATCCGGGACAGGCAGCCCCAAAAGGTTTTTGTGGATGAAGGCCACACTGTTCACTTTGTGTGCCGAGCAGACGGTGATCCAGTGCCAGTTATTATGTGGCTATCACCACGCAAGAATCTCATCACAACAAAGACTAATGGAAGGCTTACAGTGTTTCCAGATGGCACCCTGGAGGTGCGCTATGCTCAGATCCAGGATAATGGCACCTATATCTGCATTGCTAGCAATGCAGGGGGAAATGACACTGCCGTAGCTCACCTGCATGTCCGTAGCTACTCACCTGACTGGCCCCTCCAGCCCAATAAGACTCTGGCCTTTATTTCTAACCAGCCCAATGACAGTGGTTTGAATGGGACAAGAGCCACTGTGCCCTTCCCGTTTGACATCAAAACTCTTATCATAGCAACTACAATGGGCTTCATTTCATTTCTTGGAGTTGTGCTGTTCTGCCTGGTCCTCTTGTTTTTGTGGAGCAGAGGTAAAGGGAATACAAAGCACAACATTGAAATTGAGTATGTGCCACGCAAATCTGATGCTGGCATGAGCAGTGGTGCTGCCGATGCTCCCCGCAAATTCAACATGAAGatgatataa